The following are encoded in a window of Rosa chinensis cultivar Old Blush chromosome 4, RchiOBHm-V2, whole genome shotgun sequence genomic DNA:
- the LOC112200473 gene encoding uncharacterized protein At4g14100, translating into MKQRLSRLVQLCLATSTWLILVTCSNLTPTPSPWPEQFHALLYMNTSSAHLQLSDVWYDWPKGRNVNIFQKQLGELLYDVEWNNGTSFYYTLGEGGHCQVMAFEVGIPRPDFLDGANYLGTEVIDGFLCNVWEKVDFIWYYEDVQTKRPVRWDFYDGITSHVMTFEVGAVLPDSVTQAPAYCFNQNRNAAAA; encoded by the exons ATGAAGCAACGACTCAGTCGACTTGTGCAACTATGCTTAGCAACCTCAACCTGGCTAATCCTAGTGActtgctcaaacctaaccccaACACCTTCACCATGGCCAGAGCAATTCCACGCGCTTCTGTACATGAACACTTCCTCGGCCCATCTCCAGCTCAGTGATGTATGGTACGACTGGCCTAAAGGCCGAAACGTCAACATATTTCAGAAGCAGCTAGGTGAGCTTCTGTATGATGTAGAGTGGAACAACGGCACGTCGTTCTACTACACCTTGGGTGAGGGAGGACATTGCCAGGTTATGGCGTTTGAAGTGGGTATTCCTCGGCCTGATTTTCTTGATGGAGCAAACTACCTTGGGACTGAGGTCATTGATGGGTTTCTCTGCAATGTGTGGGAGAAGGTGGATTTCATTTGGTACTATGAGGATGTTCAGACTAAGAGGCCAGTTCGTTGGGATTTCTATGATG GAATAACTAGTCACGTCATGACATTTGAGGTTGGTGCAGTCTTGCCGGATTCAGTTACTCAAGCACCCGCGTACTGTTTCAATCAAAACAGAAATGCTGCTGCTGCATAA
- the LOC112199922 gene encoding ADP-ribosylation factor 1, whose protein sequence is MGILFTKMFSSLFGNKEARILVLGLDNAGKTTILYRLQMGEVVSTIPTIGFNVETVQYSNIKFQVWDLGGQTSIRPYWRCYFPNTQAIIYVVDSSDTDRLVIAKEEFHAILEEEELKGAVVLIFANKQDLPGALDDAAITEALELHKIKNRQWSIFKTSAIKGEGLFEGLDWLSNTLKSGGG, encoded by the exons ATGGGCATTTTGTTCACGAAAATGTTCTCTTCCCTTTTTGGGAACAAGGAGGCTCGGATCCTCGTCCTCGGATTGGACAATGCTggcaaaaccactattctat aTCGGCTACAGATGGGGGAGGTTGTGTCCACAATTCCAA CGATTGGATTCAATGTTGAGACAGTGCAGTACAGCAACATCAAATTCCAAGTATGGGATCTCG GTGGACAGACAAGTATCAG GCCATATTGGAGATGCTATTTTCCAAATACTCAAGCCATAATCTATGTTGTTGACTCTAGCGACACTGACAGGCTGGTAATAGCAAAAGAGGAGTTTCATGCTATCTTGGAG GAGGAAGAGTTGAAAGGTGCAGTTGTTCTTATTTTTGCCAATAAGCAG GATCTTCCTGGTGCACTTGATGATGCTGCAATAACTGAGGCCTTAGAGTTGCACAAGATAAAAAACCGCCAATGGTCTATCTTTAAAACTTCTGCGATAAAAGGCGAAGGTCTTTTTGAGGGCTTAGACTG GCTGAGTAACACACTGAAGTCTGGAGGTGGCTAA